Proteins from a single region of Ciona intestinalis unplaced genomic scaffold, KH HT001196.1, whole genome shotgun sequence:
- the LOC100177018 gene encoding protein Shroom-like isoform X2, translated as MSKRKKEVVLFLTCLTICFGVSFASRCSTPTYEMPETLLQSGETVTVTGGVGTSQVYYPHSAKWVFRTTAGNYLTVQIEVDQFNISGNACQGTQTEPFVEIGLNPGVGGYRKFCTNRVISYPLVSASNTLEIFHCNGLLGRAFQFKVTALIAGTVIADRNVGKLRVSYNQRVQWINLVAGTRDTGIAFELINVDVKRGSGKGCRRGYITVKSTDLNEETLLPNGTRIICNQPGHSHDARYKVQTRHSSVNITFRYAKFQIIYSTVPLESLSILKVPDTRSAGNGGDVDTSSENYGEGSVEVPTEATDNKSSMYKFIGIGIAGVFVILALIIAGTLLTRQRRRKRNRRESTKGLTQPGARGSMYEKVVTSQKVKRNESTRPNQKNEIMEPNEKQPMAKTHLLPMTEMDKKQQRLSQLDDKYIPFECRAFPAPPRAQFALPNQPNKGASKPNLSTRPLPESPMEFPPPPTFHNDRPPLPPPADDNRYESVGSLSDADLVAPAYATVAEDEDGSTAKLQVTNLPKDYYVSNEEIHRAELSETSHSDAYSTPRNKAKKKNQLQVAKDNSKGSELDIPLVGTDGYLCLNSNERLDATLPNKRYVSVNSASQEDIARHLKQNKAVPSPGITNVTSSLPDLLDKPEPTAQSNPVRFRRKQKLPPTIPAKSATTISNQNEDDSYNKPRPSVPDIFIQCAYASGEDISNVRNRLQKLADKAIQNQQEESESRSLLHSGATSPMPDEELPYYDSPRPSIDSSRDSLLASPGKEFYDAPRPSLPAIFPEDVTRMVNASNPSFPYFSPNWLRCI; from the exons atgtcaaaaagaaaaaaagaagtcGTTTTATTTCTGACTTGCCTAACGATATGTTTCGGTGTTTCATTTGCATCCCGCTGTTCTACCCCTACATACGAGATGCCAGAGACTTTATTACAATCCGGTGAAACAGTCACCGTAACAGGGGGTGTAGGCACATCTCAAGTCTATTACCCTCACTCCGCAAAATGGGTGTTTAGAACAACAGCAGGAAACTATCTAACAGTGCAGATCGAAGTTGACCAGTTTAATATAAGTGGGAACGCTTGCCAGGGAACCCAAAC GGAACCATTCGTTGAAATTGGACTGAATCCTGGTGTTGGTGGTTACCGTAAGTTTTGCACCAACCGCGTTATATCCTACCCGCTTGTATCGGCCTCCAACACGTTAGAAATATTTCACTGCAACGGGTTGCTAGGCCGGGCATTTCAATTTAAAGTAACAGCAC TTATTGCTGGAACAGTAATTGCCGATCGTAATGTTGGAAAACTGAGAGTAAGTTACAATCAAAGAGTCCAGTGGATCAACCTGGTTGCTGGAACACGAGATACAGGAATCGCTTTTGAACTAATTAATGTTGATGTAAAGCGTGGAAGTGGAAAAGGGTGCAGAAGAGGCTATATAACTGTGAAAAGTACAG ATTTAAACGAAGAGACATTGCTTCCTAATGGCACAAGGATAATTTGTAACCAGCCTGGCCATTCCCACGACGCAAGGTATAAAGTACAGACAAGACACTCAAGCGTCAACATTACTTTTAGATACGCCAAGTTTCAGATCATCTACAGCACTGTACCACTTGAAAGCTTGTCCATACTCAAAG TACCCGACACACGAAGTGCGGGCAACGGTGGTGACGTTGACACCAGTAGTGAAAACTATGGAGAAGGAAGCGTAGAAGTTCCTACAGAAGCAACCGACAATAAATCGTCCATGTACAAATTTATCGGCATCGGTATTGCTGGCGTGTTCGTTATTCTAGCATTAATAATAGCGGGTACTTTGCTAACTCGTCAGCGGAGAAGGAAACGAAACAGAAGAGAATCGACTAAG GGGCTAACACAGCCTGGCGCGAGAGGTTCA ATGTACGAGAAAGTGGTAACTTCGCAAAAAGTGAAACGGAACGAGTCAACGAGGCCAAATCAAAAGAATGAGATTATGGAACCGAACGAGAAACAACCAATGGCGAAAACGCATCTCCTGCCAATGACAGAG ATGGACAAGAAACAGCAAAGATTAAGTCAACTCGATGATAAATACATACCGTTCGAATGCCGCGCATTTCCAGCGCCCCCGCGTGCCCAGTTTGCCctaccaaaccaaccaaacaaAGGCGCTAGCAAGCCTAACTTGAGCACCAGGCCACTGCCTGAATCTCCAATGGAATTCCCACCGCCACCTACTTTCCATAACGATCGACCACCGTTGCCACCACCGGCAGATGATAACAGATACGAATCGGTCGGTTCTTTATCTGACGCTGATTTGGTCGCACCAGCTTACGCTACGGTCGCTGAAGACGAAGACGGCTCAACTGCTAAGCTACAAGTGACCAACCTACCAAAGGATTACTATGTTTCAAACGAAGAAATCCACAGAGCAGAGTTATCTGAAACATCCCATTCAGATGCTTACAGCACGCCTCGGAACAAAGCGAAAAAGAAAAACCAACTCCAAGTCGCCAAAGATAATTCAAAAGGATCCGAACTCGATATTCCATTAGTTGGTACTGATGGTTACTTATGTCTGAATTCCAATGAAAGGCTTGATGCTACTTTACCAAATAAACGATACGTGAGCGTAAACTCCGCATCGCAG gAGGACATTGCACgtcatttgaaacaaaacaaagccGTGCCTAGTCCAGGAATTACCAACGTAACCTCATCGCTTCCAGACTTACTGGATAAACCTGAACCAACCGCGCAAAGCAACCCGGTTCGGTTTCGGAGAAAGCAAAAATTACCGCCAACTATACCAGCCAAGTCCGCGACCACGATCTCGAATCAAAACGAAGATGATTCATACAACAAACCACGCCCGTCAGTCCCCGATATATTTATACAGTGCGCTTACGCATCTGGTGAAGATATTTCAAACGTAAGAAACAGGCTTCAAAAACTAGCAGACAAGGCGATACAGAATCAACAAGAGGAATCAGAAAGTCGCAGTTTACTTCATAGCGGCGCTACAAGTCCAATGCCAGACGAAGAACTACCATATTACGATTCCCCGAGGCCATCGATAGACAGCTCTCGCGATAGTCTTCTTGCATCACCCGGAAAAGAGTTCTACGACGCCCCTAGACCGTCACTGCCCGCTATTTTCCCCGAAGATGTCACACGAATGGTAAACGCATCGAAT CCTTCTTTCCCGTACTTTTCACCGAACTGGTTACGTTGCATTTAG
- the LOC100177018 gene encoding uncharacterized protein LOC100177018 isoform X1, giving the protein MSKRKKEVVLFLTCLTICFGVSFASRCSTPTYEMPETLLQSGETVTVTGGVGTSQVYYPHSAKWVFRTTAGNYLTVQIEVDQFNISGNACQGTQTEPFVEIGLNPGVGGYRKFCTNRVISYPLVSASNTLEIFHCNGLLGRAFQFKVTALIAGTVIADRNVGKLRVSYNQRVQWINLVAGTRDTGIAFELINVDVKRGSGKGCRRGYITVKSTDLNEETLLPNGTRIICNQPGHSHDARYKVQTRHSSVNITFRYAKFQIIYSTVPLESLSILKVPDTRSAGNGGDVDTSSENYGEGSVEVPTEATDNKSSMYKFIGIGIAGVFVILALIIAGTLLTRQRRRKRNRRESTKGLTQPGARGSVSSSVLYNPCVVAPGDGVSSINNQMYEKVVTSQKVKRNESTRPNQKNEIMEPNEKQPMAKTHLLPMTEMDKKQQRLSQLDDKYIPFECRAFPAPPRAQFALPNQPNKGASKPNLSTRPLPESPMEFPPPPTFHNDRPPLPPPADDNRYESVGSLSDADLVAPAYATVAEDEDGSTAKLQVTNLPKDYYVSNEEIHRAELSETSHSDAYSTPRNKAKKKNQLQVAKDNSKGSELDIPLVGTDGYLCLNSNERLDATLPNKRYVSVNSASQEDIARHLKQNKAVPSPGITNVTSSLPDLLDKPEPTAQSNPVRFRRKQKLPPTIPAKSATTISNQNEDDSYNKPRPSVPDIFIQCAYASGEDISNVRNRLQKLADKAIQNQQEESESRSLLHSGATSPMPDEELPYYDSPRPSIDSSRDSLLASPGKEFYDAPRPSLPAIFPEDVTRMVNASNPRHFNK; this is encoded by the exons atgtcaaaaagaaaaaaagaagtcGTTTTATTTCTGACTTGCCTAACGATATGTTTCGGTGTTTCATTTGCATCCCGCTGTTCTACCCCTACATACGAGATGCCAGAGACTTTATTACAATCCGGTGAAACAGTCACCGTAACAGGGGGTGTAGGCACATCTCAAGTCTATTACCCTCACTCCGCAAAATGGGTGTTTAGAACAACAGCAGGAAACTATCTAACAGTGCAGATCGAAGTTGACCAGTTTAATATAAGTGGGAACGCTTGCCAGGGAACCCAAAC GGAACCATTCGTTGAAATTGGACTGAATCCTGGTGTTGGTGGTTACCGTAAGTTTTGCACCAACCGCGTTATATCCTACCCGCTTGTATCGGCCTCCAACACGTTAGAAATATTTCACTGCAACGGGTTGCTAGGCCGGGCATTTCAATTTAAAGTAACAGCAC TTATTGCTGGAACAGTAATTGCCGATCGTAATGTTGGAAAACTGAGAGTAAGTTACAATCAAAGAGTCCAGTGGATCAACCTGGTTGCTGGAACACGAGATACAGGAATCGCTTTTGAACTAATTAATGTTGATGTAAAGCGTGGAAGTGGAAAAGGGTGCAGAAGAGGCTATATAACTGTGAAAAGTACAG ATTTAAACGAAGAGACATTGCTTCCTAATGGCACAAGGATAATTTGTAACCAGCCTGGCCATTCCCACGACGCAAGGTATAAAGTACAGACAAGACACTCAAGCGTCAACATTACTTTTAGATACGCCAAGTTTCAGATCATCTACAGCACTGTACCACTTGAAAGCTTGTCCATACTCAAAG TACCCGACACACGAAGTGCGGGCAACGGTGGTGACGTTGACACCAGTAGTGAAAACTATGGAGAAGGAAGCGTAGAAGTTCCTACAGAAGCAACCGACAATAAATCGTCCATGTACAAATTTATCGGCATCGGTATTGCTGGCGTGTTCGTTATTCTAGCATTAATAATAGCGGGTACTTTGCTAACTCGTCAGCGGAGAAGGAAACGAAACAGAAGAGAATCGACTAAG GGGCTAACACAGCCTGGCGCGAGAGGTTCAGTAAGTAGCAGTGTATTATATAATCCATGCGTGGTAGCTCCGGGTGATGGCGTTTCTTCTATTAACAACCAGATGTACGAGAAAGTGGTAACTTCGCAAAAAGTGAAACGGAACGAGTCAACGAGGCCAAATCAAAAGAATGAGATTATGGAACCGAACGAGAAACAACCAATGGCGAAAACGCATCTCCTGCCAATGACAGAG ATGGACAAGAAACAGCAAAGATTAAGTCAACTCGATGATAAATACATACCGTTCGAATGCCGCGCATTTCCAGCGCCCCCGCGTGCCCAGTTTGCCctaccaaaccaaccaaacaaAGGCGCTAGCAAGCCTAACTTGAGCACCAGGCCACTGCCTGAATCTCCAATGGAATTCCCACCGCCACCTACTTTCCATAACGATCGACCACCGTTGCCACCACCGGCAGATGATAACAGATACGAATCGGTCGGTTCTTTATCTGACGCTGATTTGGTCGCACCAGCTTACGCTACGGTCGCTGAAGACGAAGACGGCTCAACTGCTAAGCTACAAGTGACCAACCTACCAAAGGATTACTATGTTTCAAACGAAGAAATCCACAGAGCAGAGTTATCTGAAACATCCCATTCAGATGCTTACAGCACGCCTCGGAACAAAGCGAAAAAGAAAAACCAACTCCAAGTCGCCAAAGATAATTCAAAAGGATCCGAACTCGATATTCCATTAGTTGGTACTGATGGTTACTTATGTCTGAATTCCAATGAAAGGCTTGATGCTACTTTACCAAATAAACGATACGTGAGCGTAAACTCCGCATCGCAG gAGGACATTGCACgtcatttgaaacaaaacaaagccGTGCCTAGTCCAGGAATTACCAACGTAACCTCATCGCTTCCAGACTTACTGGATAAACCTGAACCAACCGCGCAAAGCAACCCGGTTCGGTTTCGGAGAAAGCAAAAATTACCGCCAACTATACCAGCCAAGTCCGCGACCACGATCTCGAATCAAAACGAAGATGATTCATACAACAAACCACGCCCGTCAGTCCCCGATATATTTATACAGTGCGCTTACGCATCTGGTGAAGATATTTCAAACGTAAGAAACAGGCTTCAAAAACTAGCAGACAAGGCGATACAGAATCAACAAGAGGAATCAGAAAGTCGCAGTTTACTTCATAGCGGCGCTACAAGTCCAATGCCAGACGAAGAACTACCATATTACGATTCCCCGAGGCCATCGATAGACAGCTCTCGCGATAGTCTTCTTGCATCACCCGGAAAAGAGTTCTACGACGCCCCTAGACCGTCACTGCCCGCTATTTTCCCCGAAGATGTCACACGAATGGTAAACGCATCGAATCCTagacattttaacaaatga
- the LOC100187253 gene encoding MFS-type transporter SLC18B1-like isoform X1 produces the protein MNKVDYSSAVTSPSMTSFDYSERVCRSPHSDQSKCGQHIYPDIKVVRTSPDTNSFSPNCTPLSFRCPSSHLQAENNENEDLANDTEYLDAKEWFTNDKILTPVRDFADSLHAPLLPSEENGSGCTSWSVNKYHRSSTPNIIGFEAPPAHLPGEITDDGLNIIERKSKISLRSFSARQWGALLGVCYVNFASNASMSILTSFFSKEAVYHGANELEIGLIFGCYAIVNSICCPLFGYLIPLCGAKNMLLGGLLISSLCSFLFSQLFRFTSTTLFVAGCFVSRSIQAVGCSAYFIGSAVIIAREWRDNITFAMGLSEVFLGIGMICGPLLGGAIYEKGGFQLPFIGIGFLMLIGLFINAVALPKSTDECPTSNFLALIKIPNVAVTAIFMCVMWAAMDFNMPTLSFHMDALNASPVEVGTMFLIMAAAYTINAPLVGLVAKTKFSERAIMTCGSLMVGTSFLVIGPSPIFAPLGLTAVSYTCVGISMAILGAGLSAALVPTFSDLTHSAVAGGMKDDLATAGLVGGVFNGATFFGEFLGPTVGGALMQKYKDYKIVSSLFAAFVFVLISAIGFFYFVDWRKDVSKRKKIENNNEKKPCLDTVQTLYDTIE, from the exons ATGAATAAA GTCGACTACAGTTCAGCGGTGACGTCACcatcaatgacgtcattcgaCTACAGCGAAAGGGTTTGCAGAAGTCCGCACTCTGACCAAAGTAAATGTGGACAACACATATACCCggatataaaa GTTGTTCGTACTTCCCCCGATACGAATAGTTTTAGTCCAAACTGCACCCCGTTAAGTTTTCGCTGCCCAAGCTCCCATCTACAAGCAGAAAACAATGAGAACGAAGACTTGGCCAATGACACTGAATACTTGGACGCTAAGGAATGGTTCACAAACGACAAAATCCTTACACCGGTTCGAGATTTTGCAGATTCTCTTCACGCCCCATTGCTTCCATCTGAAGAAAATGGATCAGGATGTACATCGTGGTCGGTGAATAAATACCACCGATCCAGTACCCCGAACATCATTGGGTTCGAGGCTCCTCCTGCCCACCTTCCAGGTGAAATTACAGATGATGGTCTTAACATTATTGAAAGGAAAAGTAAGATCTCTTTGCGAAGTTTTAGCGCCAGACAGTGGGGAGCATTACTGGGTGTTTGTTACGTCAATTTCGCTTCCAATGCAAGCATGTCGATTCTGACTTCGTTTTTTAGTAAAGAG gcaGTTTATCATGGTGCAAATGAATTGGAGATCGGTTTAATATTTGGCTGCTACGCCATAGTTAACTCAATATGCTGCCCACTGTTTGGGTACCTTATACCATTATGCGGTGCTAAGAATATGCTGTTGGGCGGATTGCTTATTTCGAGCTTGTGTTCATTTCTATTCAg CCAGTTATTTCGGTTTACGAGCACCACTTTATTCGTTGCCGGCTGCTTTGTGAGTCGGAGCATTCAAGCGGTCGGTTGTTCTGCTTACTTTATTGGCTCTGCTGTGATCATAGCACGAGAATGGAGAGACAACATAACGTTCGCTATGGGACTGTCGGAAGTTTTCTTAGGAATAGGCATGATATGTGGGCCGCTGTTAGGTGGAGCAATATACGAG AAAGGGGGATTTCAACTTCCTTTTATCGGTATTGGTTTCTTAATGTTGATTGGTTTATTTATCAATGCGGTAGCTCTTCCGAAGTCGACAGACGAATGCCCAACTTCAAATTTTCTTGCCCTTATCAA GATCCCAAACGTTGCTGTAACTGCTATATTTATGTGCGTTATGTGGGCAGCCATGGATTTTAACATGCCAACGTTATCTTTCCATATGGACGCGTTGAATGCTTCCCCTGTTGAAGTTGGTACCATGTTCCTTATTATGGCAGCGGCTTATACAATAAATGCCCCTCTGGTCGGTCTTGTTGCTAAAACTAAG TTCTCCGAGCGAGCCATAATGACATGTGGAAGTCTTATGGTTGGGACCAGTTTTCTCGTTATCGGGCCTTCGCCCATATTTGCCCCCCTTGGCCTTACAGCAGTTAGTTACACTTGCGTTGGAATATCAATGGCAATACTTGGCGCAGGACTCAGCGCGGCACTTGTACCAACGTTTAGTGACCTAACTCACTCAGCAGT TGCTGGGGGTATGAAGGACGATCTTGCCACTGCTGGTCTAGTGGGCGGTGTGTTTAACGGGGCTACCTTCTTTGG TGAATTCCTGGGGCCAACAGTAGGCGGTGCTCTAATGCAGAAATATAAAGATTACAAGATTGTGAGTTCTCTTTTCGCTGCATTCGTGTTCGTTCTG
- the LOC100187253 gene encoding MFS-type transporter SLC18B1-like isoform X2, translated as MTSFDYSERVCRSPHSDQSKCGQHIYPDIKVVRTSPDTNSFSPNCTPLSFRCPSSHLQAENNENEDLANDTEYLDAKEWFTNDKILTPVRDFADSLHAPLLPSEENGSGCTSWSVNKYHRSSTPNIIGFEAPPAHLPGEITDDGLNIIERKSKISLRSFSARQWGALLGVCYVNFASNASMSILTSFFSKEAVYHGANELEIGLIFGCYAIVNSICCPLFGYLIPLCGAKNMLLGGLLISSLCSFLFSQLFRFTSTTLFVAGCFVSRSIQAVGCSAYFIGSAVIIAREWRDNITFAMGLSEVFLGIGMICGPLLGGAIYEKGGFQLPFIGIGFLMLIGLFINAVALPKSTDECPTSNFLALIKIPNVAVTAIFMCVMWAAMDFNMPTLSFHMDALNASPVEVGTMFLIMAAAYTINAPLVGLVAKTKFSERAIMTCGSLMVGTSFLVIGPSPIFAPLGLTAVSYTCVGISMAILGAGLSAALVPTFSDLTHSAVAGGMKDDLATAGLVGGVFNGATFFGEFLGPTVGGALMQKYKDYKIVSSLFAAFVFVLISAIGFFYFVDWRKDVSKRKKIENNNEKKPCLDTVQTLYDTIE; from the exons atgacgtcattcgaCTACAGCGAAAGGGTTTGCAGAAGTCCGCACTCTGACCAAAGTAAATGTGGACAACACATATACCCggatataaaa GTTGTTCGTACTTCCCCCGATACGAATAGTTTTAGTCCAAACTGCACCCCGTTAAGTTTTCGCTGCCCAAGCTCCCATCTACAAGCAGAAAACAATGAGAACGAAGACTTGGCCAATGACACTGAATACTTGGACGCTAAGGAATGGTTCACAAACGACAAAATCCTTACACCGGTTCGAGATTTTGCAGATTCTCTTCACGCCCCATTGCTTCCATCTGAAGAAAATGGATCAGGATGTACATCGTGGTCGGTGAATAAATACCACCGATCCAGTACCCCGAACATCATTGGGTTCGAGGCTCCTCCTGCCCACCTTCCAGGTGAAATTACAGATGATGGTCTTAACATTATTGAAAGGAAAAGTAAGATCTCTTTGCGAAGTTTTAGCGCCAGACAGTGGGGAGCATTACTGGGTGTTTGTTACGTCAATTTCGCTTCCAATGCAAGCATGTCGATTCTGACTTCGTTTTTTAGTAAAGAG gcaGTTTATCATGGTGCAAATGAATTGGAGATCGGTTTAATATTTGGCTGCTACGCCATAGTTAACTCAATATGCTGCCCACTGTTTGGGTACCTTATACCATTATGCGGTGCTAAGAATATGCTGTTGGGCGGATTGCTTATTTCGAGCTTGTGTTCATTTCTATTCAg CCAGTTATTTCGGTTTACGAGCACCACTTTATTCGTTGCCGGCTGCTTTGTGAGTCGGAGCATTCAAGCGGTCGGTTGTTCTGCTTACTTTATTGGCTCTGCTGTGATCATAGCACGAGAATGGAGAGACAACATAACGTTCGCTATGGGACTGTCGGAAGTTTTCTTAGGAATAGGCATGATATGTGGGCCGCTGTTAGGTGGAGCAATATACGAG AAAGGGGGATTTCAACTTCCTTTTATCGGTATTGGTTTCTTAATGTTGATTGGTTTATTTATCAATGCGGTAGCTCTTCCGAAGTCGACAGACGAATGCCCAACTTCAAATTTTCTTGCCCTTATCAA GATCCCAAACGTTGCTGTAACTGCTATATTTATGTGCGTTATGTGGGCAGCCATGGATTTTAACATGCCAACGTTATCTTTCCATATGGACGCGTTGAATGCTTCCCCTGTTGAAGTTGGTACCATGTTCCTTATTATGGCAGCGGCTTATACAATAAATGCCCCTCTGGTCGGTCTTGTTGCTAAAACTAAG TTCTCCGAGCGAGCCATAATGACATGTGGAAGTCTTATGGTTGGGACCAGTTTTCTCGTTATCGGGCCTTCGCCCATATTTGCCCCCCTTGGCCTTACAGCAGTTAGTTACACTTGCGTTGGAATATCAATGGCAATACTTGGCGCAGGACTCAGCGCGGCACTTGTACCAACGTTTAGTGACCTAACTCACTCAGCAGT TGCTGGGGGTATGAAGGACGATCTTGCCACTGCTGGTCTAGTGGGCGGTGTGTTTAACGGGGCTACCTTCTTTGG TGAATTCCTGGGGCCAACAGTAGGCGGTGCTCTAATGCAGAAATATAAAGATTACAAGATTGTGAGTTCTCTTTTCGCTGCATTCGTGTTCGTTCTG